Proteins encoded together in one Longimicrobiaceae bacterium window:
- a CDS encoding IS4 family transposase, giving the protein EIASFGGFLGRKGDGEPGVKSLWIGLRRLFDFTLAFQTLRDVGNA; this is encoded by the coding sequence GGGAGATCGCCTCCTTCGGCGGCTTCCTGGGACGCAAGGGCGATGGTGAGCCGGGGGTCAAAAGCCTCTGGATCGGGCTGCGCAGACTCTTCGACTTCACTCTCGCTTTCCAGACCCTCCGAGATGTGGGTAATGCGTAG